A single region of the Bdellovibrio bacteriovorus genome encodes:
- a CDS encoding outer membrane beta-barrel protein, whose product MKKLALSLMAVVGLMSSSALADIDYGLEVGIRSQSGDVDSGASTSSQIGFQFGATAHFPLSGPLHLRTGLLYTQRPLTVDGPPENKVTMNYLDIPVALMYKFEEYAGVFAGVSLGMNLDKNADIGNVTGVKSPLVPLLIGASFKFAPDFGIALYYESASGEVADGLKDYRAVGANLQITFD is encoded by the coding sequence ATGAAAAAGTTAGCTCTTTCATTGATGGCAGTTGTGGGATTGATGTCCTCTTCAGCGTTGGCCGATATCGATTATGGATTAGAAGTGGGTATTCGTAGCCAATCTGGTGATGTGGATTCAGGCGCTTCTACAAGCTCACAAATAGGATTCCAATTCGGAGCAACAGCGCACTTTCCATTGTCAGGCCCTTTGCACCTAAGAACAGGTCTTCTTTACACTCAAAGACCTTTAACTGTTGACGGTCCTCCTGAAAACAAAGTGACTATGAACTATTTGGATATCCCAGTAGCGCTTATGTATAAGTTTGAAGAATATGCGGGTGTCTTTGCCGGCGTTTCTTTGGGTATGAACTTGGATAAGAACGCGGACATCGGAAACGTGACAGGAGTCAAATCTCCTTTGGTTCCACTTTTGATCGGTGCAAGCTTCAAGTTTGCTCCTGACTTCGGAATTGCATTGTACTATGAATCTGCAAGCGGTGAAGTGGCTGATGGTTTGAAAGACTATCGTGCCGTCGGTGCGAATCTGCAGATTACTTTTGACTAA
- the maiA gene encoding maleylacetoacetate isomerase → MSSMTLYNYFRSSTSYRVRLALNVKGLDFEYKPINLLKAEQRSEAYLKINPLGGLPTLVHGGKNIPESFAIMEYLDEVFPEPALFPKDAYLKARVRQVCEVINSFMHPMCNLKTLNYLEKTHGYDQAKKEEWAGFWLPQGLETLEKTLQEFSGTYSFGDTITMADLFLVPQLLTCQRFKVDITKYPTLMKINENCKKLPAFEKAHPFKQIDTPDEFKNK, encoded by the coding sequence ATGTCCTCAATGACACTTTACAACTACTTTCGAAGTTCCACTTCGTACCGTGTTCGTCTGGCTTTGAATGTGAAAGGCCTGGATTTCGAATACAAGCCGATCAATCTTTTGAAGGCGGAACAAAGATCGGAAGCATACTTAAAGATCAATCCCCTAGGTGGTCTTCCAACTTTGGTTCACGGCGGAAAAAATATTCCTGAGTCCTTTGCGATCATGGAATACCTAGATGAGGTGTTTCCAGAGCCCGCACTCTTCCCCAAAGATGCTTACCTAAAAGCCCGCGTTCGCCAAGTCTGTGAAGTGATCAATTCTTTCATGCACCCTATGTGCAACTTAAAGACGTTAAATTATCTAGAAAAAACTCACGGCTATGACCAAGCCAAAAAGGAAGAATGGGCCGGATTCTGGTTGCCCCAAGGACTTGAGACTTTAGAAAAAACTTTGCAGGAATTTTCTGGTACTTACAGTTTCGGCGACACGATCACCATGGCGGATTTGTTCCTAGTGCCACAGCTACTTACTTGCCAACGCTTCAAGGTCGACATCACAAAGTATCCAACACTGATGAAGATCAACGAAAACTGCAAGAAACTTCCCGCATTTGAAAAGGCTCACCCTTTCAAACAAATCGACACGCCTGACGAATTCAAAAACAAATAG